From the genome of Biomphalaria glabrata chromosome 1, xgBioGlab47.1, whole genome shotgun sequence, one region includes:
- the LOC106072280 gene encoding uncharacterized protein LOC106072280 isoform X2 has translation MAFRRKSVENSMMAYSEKVKSLNQQRSPHMQIIEKRHSVAKLSDESDEQLVRKFSTSGTREELFGRNAILPPINIARRDNELERIKLSISDSLDSKVRDSHNLSDGSRLNHRSRRFGVYEKPEKIDEDKENSFTQEQNVSIAPFPERSKSFLRSVAATDFDGEYVHRETPAPFIKPGYWSYRLHAQHPKKQLPMLTTENKRSHGRRSKRGSRPIVKFPEKPYHQIFTYSSAIQTAIFGLEGSSLVIDKKKNIFHSKADLESIDINEVRMAHTLRSIQECIEPEPVQV, from the coding sequence ATGGCTTTTCGAAGAAAATCTGTGGAAAATTCCATGATGGCTTACTCTGAAAAAGTGAAATCTCTCAACCAGCAGCGCTCGCCACACATGCAAATTATTGAGAAACGACATTCTGTAGCCAAACTTAGTGACGAATCAGATGAACAGCTTGTGAGAAAATTCTCCACGTCCGGGACAAGAGAGGAGCTCTTTGGCAGAAATGCCATTCTCCCGCCAATAAACATCGCCCGAAGAGACAATGAGCTGGAGAGAATTAAACTTTCCATCTCCGACAGTCTGGATAGTAAAGTGCGCGATTCTCACAATTTGTCAGATGGTTCAAGGCTGAACCATCGTAGCAGACGATTCGGGGTGTACGAAAAACCGGAAAAGATAGATGAAGATAAAGAGAATTCTTTTACCCAGGAGCAAAATGTTTCGATAGCTCCGTTCCCAGAACGAAGTAAGAGCTTTCTGCGCAGCGTGGCTGCCACAGACTTTGACGGTGAGTATGTCCACAGAGAGACACCTGCTCCATTTATTAAACCTGGATATTGGAGCTACCGGCTGCATGCGCAGCATCCAAAGAAACAACTACCGATGCTAACCACAGAGAACAAACGCTCACATGGGCGTCGGTCCAAGAGGGGCTCTCGACCTATCGTGAAATTTCCCGAAAAGCCATACCATCAGATTTTCACGTATTCTTCAGCCATCCAGACAGCCATCTTCGGCCTGGAGGGCTCCAGCCTGGTGATagacaagaagaaaaacatatttcacAGTAAGGCTGACCTGGAATCTATTGACATTAACGAAGTTCGGATGGCACATACTTTAAGGTCAATACAGGAGTGCATAGAGCCTGAGCCTGTGCAAGTTTAA